From the Pyxidicoccus trucidator genome, one window contains:
- a CDS encoding PEGA domain-containing protein — translation MFVTCLLSVSLALTASAAPGLPPGTQAEAPAHTLWLVQALYPGQDALVKRTEDGIVALLPQDVKARQVIGRGALAGFLQGRNGDLACVSGEARCREPLETYLGSLGLERVVLVQVGQDDAGYRFRAVSVRSDTGARAQAETANPAFEKALAGVLVKFLSLNATVDAVTQPPGATVFVDGVKVGTTPFSTEVLPGEHTFRFELASHLPKEETRVVASREQVRLRPALEKVPARLVVKAWPEGTHILVDGKQVGTDAVDQGIQPGTRTLSLVLEGYEPHDVKAEIAPGATYSLEHTMKPTSMQAFKLAMRRRQAATMARQSYLEASYEMLSLTGTGVETQPMSASADLKAVRTLDVRAPGSRKMMGLGIEYGRYGQYFGVLLVGATYYTTGDTWTMGVSLPDGAAGAWVDRVRQDGDSLGAKARMLSVRALQPQLRYVVGPVSFAIQAGLEVRGLQLEEQNRQDGDPFDDGFYAVDLHASGQATARIFIYEGLYASAGYQHGFTLLKKIAGTSNLRGGLGYAF, via the coding sequence ATGTTCGTCACCTGTCTGCTGAGTGTCAGCCTGGCCCTGACCGCCAGCGCCGCACCCGGATTGCCTCCTGGCACCCAGGCCGAGGCCCCCGCGCACACGTTGTGGCTCGTCCAGGCCCTGTATCCGGGACAGGACGCGCTGGTGAAGCGCACCGAGGACGGCATCGTCGCGCTGCTGCCCCAGGACGTGAAGGCGCGGCAGGTCATCGGCCGCGGGGCGCTCGCGGGCTTCCTCCAGGGCCGCAATGGCGACCTGGCGTGTGTCTCCGGCGAGGCGCGCTGCCGCGAGCCGCTGGAGACGTACCTCGGCTCGCTGGGGCTGGAGCGGGTGGTGCTGGTACAGGTCGGCCAGGACGACGCCGGCTACCGCTTCCGTGCCGTCAGCGTGCGCTCGGACACCGGCGCGCGCGCCCAGGCGGAGACGGCCAACCCCGCCTTCGAGAAGGCGCTGGCCGGCGTGCTGGTGAAGTTCCTCTCCCTCAACGCCACGGTGGACGCGGTGACGCAGCCGCCCGGTGCCACCGTCTTCGTGGACGGGGTGAAGGTGGGCACCACGCCCTTCTCCACCGAGGTGCTCCCGGGCGAGCACACCTTCCGCTTCGAGCTGGCCTCGCACCTGCCGAAGGAGGAGACGCGGGTGGTGGCCTCTCGCGAGCAGGTGCGGCTGCGCCCCGCGCTGGAGAAGGTGCCCGCGCGGCTGGTGGTGAAGGCCTGGCCGGAGGGCACGCACATCCTCGTGGATGGCAAGCAGGTGGGCACGGACGCGGTGGACCAGGGCATCCAGCCCGGCACGCGCACCCTGTCGCTGGTGCTGGAGGGCTACGAGCCGCACGACGTGAAGGCGGAGATTGCGCCCGGCGCGACGTACTCGCTGGAGCACACGATGAAGCCCACGTCCATGCAGGCCTTCAAGCTGGCCATGCGCCGGCGGCAGGCTGCCACCATGGCGCGGCAGAGCTACCTGGAGGCCTCCTACGAGATGCTGAGCCTCACCGGCACCGGCGTGGAGACGCAGCCCATGAGCGCCTCCGCGGACCTGAAGGCCGTCCGCACCCTGGACGTTCGCGCTCCGGGCTCGCGGAAGATGATGGGCCTGGGCATCGAGTACGGCCGCTACGGCCAGTACTTCGGAGTCCTGCTGGTGGGCGCCACCTACTACACCACCGGCGACACCTGGACGATGGGCGTCAGCCTTCCCGACGGGGCGGCGGGCGCCTGGGTAGACCGGGTGAGGCAGGACGGCGACTCGCTGGGGGCGAAGGCGCGGATGCTGTCGGTGCGCGCGCTCCAGCCGCAGCTTCGCTACGTGGTGGGCCCCGTGTCCTTCGCCATCCAGGCGGGCCTGGAGGTCCGCGGGCTGCAGCTCGAGGAGCAGAACCGCCAGGACGGCGACCCGTTCGACGACGGCTTCTACGCGGTGGACCTGCACGCGTCCGGACAGGCCACCGCGCGCATCTTCATCTACGAGGGGCTCTACGCCTCCGCCGGCTACCAGCACGGCTTCACGCTGCTGAAGAAGATTGCCGGCACGAGCAACCTGCGGGGAGGGCTGGGCTATGCGTTCTGA
- a CDS encoding YihY/virulence factor BrkB family protein: MVLPGKGMGWLEFFKALKAEWTRDDVGDVAGALTFRAILALFPFLLFLVSLAGIIIDPAQAQTLIQELEKVAPKEVTTILGDRINALAESNPVGLLTIGGVGAVWAASSGIVALMDSLNTVYGVKESRPFWKTRGVALLVTLGGAAVAIVAASAIIVTPVIADKLGPAGPVLTWLRLPTAGLVVMFLWAVLYYVLPDVEQKFRFITPGSVVGVLIWVIASWGFSKYVANFGKYDVNYGAIGGVIVMLLWMWISAQVILLGAEINAILEHRSPDGKAPGSKDAEDGKVVTATKGELEAGGAQLPGSREFRPALDPRTGQPATATPKLRQTPLAAAARWAAGLGLGLFLVRRNTAR; the protein is encoded by the coding sequence ATGGTGCTCCCGGGCAAGGGAATGGGCTGGCTGGAGTTCTTCAAGGCCCTGAAGGCGGAGTGGACGCGCGACGACGTGGGGGATGTCGCGGGGGCGCTGACGTTCCGGGCCATCCTGGCGCTCTTCCCGTTCCTGCTGTTCCTGGTGTCGCTGGCGGGCATCATCATCGACCCCGCCCAGGCGCAGACGCTCATCCAGGAGCTGGAGAAGGTGGCGCCCAAGGAGGTGACGACCATCCTGGGAGACCGCATCAACGCGCTGGCGGAGAGCAACCCGGTGGGGCTGCTGACCATCGGCGGCGTGGGCGCCGTCTGGGCGGCGTCCAGCGGCATCGTGGCGCTGATGGACTCGCTGAACACCGTCTACGGCGTGAAGGAGTCGCGGCCGTTCTGGAAGACTCGCGGCGTGGCCCTGCTGGTGACGCTGGGTGGCGCGGCGGTGGCCATCGTCGCGGCGTCGGCCATCATCGTCACCCCGGTCATCGCGGACAAGCTCGGGCCCGCGGGGCCGGTGCTCACCTGGCTGCGGCTGCCCACCGCCGGCCTGGTGGTGATGTTCCTCTGGGCGGTGCTGTACTACGTGCTGCCGGACGTGGAGCAGAAGTTCCGGTTCATCACCCCGGGCTCCGTGGTGGGCGTGCTCATCTGGGTGATTGCCTCGTGGGGCTTCTCCAAGTACGTGGCCAACTTCGGCAAATATGACGTGAACTACGGCGCCATCGGCGGCGTCATCGTCATGCTGCTGTGGATGTGGATTTCGGCGCAGGTCATCCTGCTGGGCGCGGAGATCAACGCCATCCTCGAGCACCGCTCTCCCGACGGGAAGGCGCCCGGCTCGAAGGACGCGGAGGATGGCAAGGTGGTGACGGCCACCAAGGGCGAGCTGGAGGCGGGGGGAGCCCAGCTTCCCGGCTCGCGTGAGTTCCGGCCCGCATTGGACCCGCGCACCGGGCAACCGGCCACGGCCACGCCGAAGCTGAGGCAGACGCCGCTGGCCGCCGCCGCGCGCTGGGCCGCCGGCCTGGGCCTGGGCCTGTTCCTCGTGCGCCGCAACACCGCGCGGTAG
- a CDS encoding ABC-F family ATP-binding cassette domain-containing protein — MFNVINVSKAYGPKKLFEEVNVTFSPGRRYGLTGPNGAGKSTFMKILAGDEEADMGNIIRPRKLGILRQDHFRYEEDRVLDVVLMGNRALWAAMSEKNKLLAKSDITEEDGNRLGELEGVIAEEDGYSAESDAATLLAGLGIDQAFHEGPMRQLTGGLKLRVLLAQALFGKPEGLLLDEPTNNLDIDSIRWLETFLHEYEGVLITISHDRHFLNSICTHIADIDYEAIIQYNGGYDDMVRQKSQLRTRVESETAEKKKKILQLQDFVARFHAGTRASQVQSRIKQIDKLKSDDLKRSNIARPFIRFDQKVPSGRQTLMVEGIQKSFDGVQVIKPFSALVCKGEKVCVIGRNGVGKSTLVKMIAGQLEPDAGKIGWGHMASVGYLPQDHHGVVRKGTTCFGWLRDLHDKLTNEEISGVLGRMLFSGEERMKNTDTLSGGETVRLLLSKLMIMQDNVLVLDEPTNHLDLESIAALAEGLQKYEGTVIVVTHDQELISEVATRVWSLQQGQEVLDFNGPYSEFLEKHADAAARRR; from the coding sequence ATGTTCAACGTCATCAACGTCTCCAAGGCCTACGGGCCCAAGAAGCTCTTCGAGGAGGTCAACGTCACCTTCTCGCCGGGCCGCCGCTACGGCCTGACCGGTCCCAACGGGGCCGGGAAGTCCACGTTCATGAAGATCCTCGCCGGGGACGAGGAAGCGGACATGGGCAACATCATCCGGCCGCGCAAGCTGGGCATCCTCCGCCAGGACCACTTCCGCTACGAGGAGGACCGCGTCCTCGACGTGGTGCTCATGGGCAACCGGGCCCTGTGGGCGGCCATGTCGGAGAAGAACAAGCTGCTGGCCAAGTCGGACATCACCGAGGAGGACGGCAACCGGCTGGGTGAGCTGGAGGGCGTCATCGCCGAGGAGGATGGCTACTCCGCGGAGAGCGACGCGGCCACCCTGCTGGCGGGCCTCGGCATCGACCAGGCCTTCCACGAGGGCCCCATGCGGCAGCTCACCGGCGGCCTCAAGCTGCGCGTGCTGCTCGCCCAGGCGCTGTTCGGCAAGCCCGAGGGGCTCCTGCTCGACGAGCCCACGAACAACCTCGACATCGACTCCATCCGCTGGCTGGAGACCTTCCTCCACGAGTACGAGGGCGTGCTGATCACCATCAGCCACGACCGGCACTTCCTCAACTCCATCTGCACGCACATCGCGGACATCGATTACGAAGCCATCATCCAGTACAACGGTGGCTACGACGACATGGTGCGCCAGAAGTCGCAGCTGCGCACGCGGGTGGAGTCGGAGACGGCCGAGAAGAAGAAGAAGATTCTCCAGCTCCAGGACTTCGTGGCGCGCTTCCACGCCGGCACCCGCGCCTCGCAGGTGCAGAGCCGCATCAAGCAGATCGACAAGCTGAAGTCGGACGACCTGAAGCGCTCCAACATCGCGCGCCCGTTCATCCGCTTCGACCAGAAGGTGCCCAGCGGCAGGCAGACGCTGATGGTGGAGGGCATCCAGAAGTCCTTCGACGGCGTCCAGGTCATCAAGCCGTTCAGCGCGCTGGTGTGCAAGGGCGAGAAGGTCTGCGTCATCGGCCGCAACGGCGTGGGCAAGTCCACGCTGGTGAAGATGATTGCCGGGCAGCTCGAGCCGGACGCCGGGAAGATTGGCTGGGGCCACATGGCCTCGGTGGGCTACCTGCCGCAGGACCACCACGGCGTCGTCCGCAAGGGCACCACCTGCTTCGGCTGGCTGCGTGACTTGCACGACAAGCTCACCAACGAGGAGATCTCCGGCGTGCTGGGCCGGATGCTCTTCTCCGGTGAGGAGCGGATGAAGAACACGGACACCCTCTCCGGTGGCGAGACGGTCCGCCTGCTCCTGTCCAAGCTGATGATCATGCAGGACAACGTGCTGGTGCTGGACGAGCCGACGAACCACCTGGACCTCGAGTCCATCGCCGCGCTGGCCGAGGGCCTCCAGAAGTACGAGGGCACGGTCATCGTCGTCACGCACGACCAGGAGCTCATCTCCGAGGTGGCCACCCGCGTCTGGTCGCTCCAGCAGGGCCAGGAGGTGCTGGACTTCAACGGCCCCTACTCGGAGTTCCTCGAGAAGCACGCCGACGCCGCGGCCCGCCGCCGGTAG
- a CDS encoding chitobiase/beta-hexosaminidase C-terminal domain-containing protein translates to MSLNPSWSLRCVAALLVAQLVSACGGGGTDPNPNPTPQDTAAPTTRATPAGGSFTRLVAVALACDDGSGSGCAATYYTLDGSTPGTGSTRYREPFTLSATTTLRFFSVDTAGNTEAAKSEQYTFTGTQDIAAPTTTATPAGGAYNSPRSVALTCNDGTGSGCAATHYTLDGTVPTEASTRYTAPLAISATTTLRFFSVDVAGNVEGTRSERYVLDTEVPTVSASPRGGTFGGSRVVALACDDGNGSGCAALHYTTDGSIPSEASARYSAPISLTATTRLRFLAVDRAGNASEPGSELYTLDATGPVSTATPPGGTYATTQRVTLTCDDGTGSGCATIHYTTDGFAPTRDSAQYQVPVQLFANTVLRFFAVDAVGNAGSVQTQTYTIDTAAPLTSATPAGGTFGGDTQVSLACDDGQGGSGCAATRYTLDGTSPGDTSPLYTGALTVTSSVTLRFFSVDAAGNREPARAVSFTFDRTAPTTTPSLRGGSFAGPQTVSLACADAGGSTCEATYFTTDGAPPSTSSTRYTAPLSISANTTLRFFSVDALGNAEPAKSETYVIDATPPTTTATPAGGSYRAAQDVVLACSDGAGVGCSGSIRYTTDPVAPTGSFLAYTGAIRISANTTLRFFSQDGVGNVEAVKSAAYVIDTVAPTVAASPRGGAFFTQQTVTLTCNDAGSGCASIHYTVTGATPDTGSPRYQGALTVSTNTTLAFIAVDAVGNTSPVVVETYTFSSDTTAPVTTASPAGGAYPSARSVTLTCVDNGGGSGCAGTFYTLDGTEPSTASTRYTAPFTVSTSTQVRFRSVDTAGNLEASKSVSYVIDAVAPVTQVTPAGGSYQDPVTVTLSCSDTGSGCRETRYTTDGTAPSGSSPLYTEPLTFTQTTTLRFFSVDQAGNAEAARQEAYELPFSNADASAQLAVVRGAMDGPVLVSVDGAFITYVKPGVGNLANDPAGFFLQAERAGPAIFVEVDPTGLFPPPQAGMRVSITVSNKRMAGGMVRANISAYHVLSSGHLLDALVQNVSNVDVPSVVGEYEAELISLSGTVTGTFFTAGTGHSQANLSTVGVPEGSANSNLFRLRMVETVREQLDVTPGCTVGLRSPLWLFGTTTQPSVWTPEQVTSLVCPGPRVTGALAAGPGTVIVRFDRRLDVGSVLANGSQFTVAGLAVTGATVVTEREVWVSTSSQTPRQSYTVTVASTVRDPAGTGVEPTGNAGSFRGYTAPAVLRITELAPAIAGANFGRDLVELYVVQGGNTDGMTLVEATLANPLLATLPDVNVATGDVIVLHLNPDRTTPGVDAPGSETSSKTAYPQGVYASNYDTAWDFHGAGAGVTNNNRVFRIRDAVGNTQDAVAFVYTLLSNPPAAYLPQLQAIQAEGLWLPSDCGGVPCTYTTFPSAFDVSVNWNTAFPNGERTTTVRRVTFGDSNMASDWAVGPASLGFNNP, encoded by the coding sequence ATGTCCCTGAATCCTTCCTGGTCGCTCCGCTGTGTCGCGGCGCTGCTCGTCGCACAGCTCGTGAGCGCCTGTGGCGGTGGCGGCACCGACCCGAACCCCAATCCGACTCCCCAGGACACGGCGGCGCCCACGACGCGGGCCACGCCCGCGGGGGGCAGCTTCACCCGTCTGGTGGCGGTGGCGCTGGCCTGTGACGACGGCTCGGGCAGCGGCTGCGCCGCGACGTACTACACGCTGGACGGCTCCACGCCGGGCACCGGCTCCACGCGGTACCGCGAGCCCTTCACGCTGAGCGCCACCACCACGCTGCGCTTCTTCTCCGTGGACACGGCGGGCAACACGGAGGCCGCGAAGAGCGAGCAGTACACCTTCACCGGCACGCAGGACATCGCCGCGCCCACCACCACGGCCACCCCGGCGGGCGGGGCGTACAACAGCCCCCGCAGCGTGGCGCTGACGTGCAACGACGGCACCGGCAGTGGCTGCGCGGCCACGCACTACACGCTGGACGGCACCGTGCCGACGGAGGCGTCGACGCGCTACACGGCGCCCCTGGCCATCTCCGCCACCACGACGCTGCGCTTCTTCTCCGTGGACGTCGCGGGCAACGTGGAGGGCACGCGCTCGGAGCGCTACGTGCTGGACACGGAGGTGCCCACGGTGTCCGCCTCGCCGCGCGGTGGCACCTTCGGCGGCTCGCGCGTCGTCGCGCTGGCGTGCGACGACGGGAATGGCTCCGGCTGCGCCGCCCTCCACTACACCACGGACGGCTCCATCCCCTCGGAGGCGTCCGCCCGCTACTCCGCGCCCATCAGCCTGACGGCCACCACCCGGCTGCGCTTCCTGGCGGTGGACCGGGCGGGCAATGCGTCCGAGCCGGGCTCGGAGCTGTACACGCTGGACGCCACGGGCCCTGTCTCCACCGCGACGCCCCCGGGCGGCACGTACGCCACCACCCAGCGGGTGACGCTCACCTGCGATGACGGCACCGGCAGCGGGTGCGCCACCATCCACTACACCACGGACGGCTTCGCGCCGACGCGCGACTCGGCCCAGTACCAGGTCCCCGTGCAGCTCTTCGCCAACACCGTCCTGCGCTTCTTCGCGGTGGACGCCGTGGGCAACGCGGGCAGCGTGCAGACGCAGACGTACACCATCGACACCGCGGCGCCGCTGACCTCGGCCACCCCGGCGGGTGGCACGTTCGGAGGCGACACCCAGGTGTCTCTCGCCTGTGACGACGGGCAGGGCGGCAGCGGCTGCGCGGCCACGCGCTACACGCTGGACGGCACGTCGCCGGGCGACACGTCGCCCCTGTACACGGGGGCCCTCACCGTGACGTCGTCCGTCACGCTGCGCTTCTTCTCCGTGGACGCGGCGGGCAACCGGGAGCCGGCCCGGGCGGTGTCCTTCACCTTCGACAGGACGGCCCCCACCACCACGCCGAGCCTGCGCGGTGGCAGCTTCGCGGGCCCGCAGACGGTGTCGCTGGCCTGCGCCGACGCGGGCGGCAGCACCTGCGAGGCCACGTACTTCACCACCGACGGCGCTCCGCCCTCGACGTCCTCGACGCGCTACACGGCGCCGCTGAGCATCTCCGCCAACACCACGCTGCGCTTCTTCTCCGTGGACGCGCTGGGCAACGCCGAGCCCGCGAAGTCGGAGACGTACGTCATCGACGCGACGCCGCCCACCACCACCGCCACGCCCGCGGGGGGCAGCTACCGCGCGGCGCAGGACGTCGTGCTCGCGTGCAGTGACGGGGCGGGCGTGGGGTGCAGCGGCTCCATCCGCTATACGACGGACCCGGTCGCGCCCACGGGCAGCTTCCTGGCGTACACCGGGGCCATCCGCATCAGCGCCAACACCACGCTGCGCTTCTTCTCGCAGGACGGGGTGGGCAACGTCGAGGCGGTGAAGTCCGCGGCGTACGTCATCGACACGGTGGCGCCCACCGTCGCCGCCAGCCCCCGGGGCGGCGCCTTCTTCACCCAGCAGACGGTGACGCTGACGTGCAACGACGCGGGCAGCGGGTGTGCCTCCATCCACTACACCGTGACGGGCGCCACGCCGGACACGGGCTCACCCCGCTACCAGGGGGCGCTGACCGTCTCCACCAACACGACGCTGGCCTTCATCGCCGTGGACGCCGTGGGCAACACCAGCCCGGTGGTGGTGGAGACGTACACGTTCTCCTCGGACACCACCGCGCCTGTCACCACGGCCAGCCCGGCGGGCGGCGCGTACCCGAGCGCGCGGAGCGTGACGCTGACGTGCGTGGACAACGGCGGTGGCAGCGGGTGCGCCGGGACGTTCTACACGCTCGACGGCACCGAGCCGTCGACGGCCAGCACGCGCTACACCGCGCCCTTCACGGTCTCCACCTCCACCCAGGTGCGCTTCCGCTCCGTGGACACCGCGGGCAATCTGGAGGCCTCGAAGAGCGTGTCGTACGTCATCGACGCCGTGGCGCCGGTGACGCAGGTGACTCCGGCGGGCGGCTCGTATCAGGACCCCGTCACCGTGACGCTGTCATGCTCGGACACGGGCAGCGGCTGCCGCGAGACGCGCTACACCACGGACGGCACGGCGCCGAGCGGCTCCTCGCCCCTGTACACCGAGCCGCTCACCTTCACCCAGACCACCACCCTGCGGTTCTTCTCCGTGGACCAGGCGGGCAACGCGGAGGCGGCGCGGCAGGAGGCCTACGAGCTGCCCTTCTCCAACGCCGACGCCTCGGCGCAGCTTGCCGTCGTGCGCGGCGCGATGGACGGGCCGGTGCTCGTGTCGGTGGATGGCGCCTTCATCACCTACGTCAAGCCGGGCGTCGGCAACCTCGCCAATGACCCCGCGGGCTTCTTCCTCCAGGCGGAGCGCGCGGGCCCCGCCATCTTCGTGGAGGTGGACCCCACGGGGCTCTTCCCGCCTCCTCAGGCGGGCATGCGCGTGAGCATCACCGTCAGCAACAAGCGCATGGCCGGCGGCATGGTGCGCGCGAACATCTCCGCCTATCACGTGCTGTCCAGCGGCCACCTGCTGGACGCGCTGGTCCAGAACGTGAGCAACGTGGACGTGCCCTCGGTGGTGGGGGAGTACGAGGCCGAGCTCATCTCCCTCAGCGGCACCGTCACCGGGACGTTCTTCACGGCCGGCACCGGCCATTCCCAGGCGAACCTGTCGACGGTCGGCGTGCCCGAGGGCTCCGCGAACTCCAACCTGTTCCGGCTGCGCATGGTGGAGACGGTGAGGGAGCAACTCGACGTGACGCCGGGTTGCACGGTGGGGCTCCGCTCCCCGCTGTGGCTCTTCGGGACCACCACCCAGCCTTCGGTGTGGACGCCGGAGCAGGTCACCTCGCTGGTGTGCCCGGGCCCCCGCGTGACGGGCGCGCTGGCCGCGGGGCCGGGGACGGTCATCGTCCGCTTCGACCGGCGGCTCGACGTGGGCAGCGTCCTGGCCAATGGCAGCCAGTTCACCGTTGCTGGCCTGGCCGTGACGGGCGCCACCGTCGTCACCGAGCGCGAGGTGTGGGTGAGCACCAGCAGCCAGACGCCCCGCCAGAGCTACACGGTGACAGTGGCCTCCACGGTGCGGGACCCGGCGGGCACCGGAGTGGAGCCAACGGGGAACGCCGGCAGCTTCCGGGGGTACACCGCCCCGGCCGTGCTGCGCATCACCGAGCTGGCGCCCGCCATCGCTGGCGCCAACTTCGGCCGGGACCTGGTGGAGCTGTACGTCGTCCAGGGGGGCAACACGGACGGAATGACGCTTGTGGAGGCCACGCTCGCCAACCCCCTGCTGGCCACCCTGCCGGACGTCAACGTGGCCACCGGAGACGTCATCGTCCTCCACCTGAATCCGGACCGGACGACGCCGGGCGTGGACGCCCCGGGCTCGGAGACCTCCAGCAAGACGGCCTACCCCCAGGGCGTGTACGCCTCGAACTACGACACGGCCTGGGACTTCCACGGTGCCGGTGCCGGCGTCACCAACAACAACCGGGTGTTCCGCATCCGGGACGCCGTGGGGAACACCCAGGACGCGGTGGCCTTCGTCTACACGCTGCTCTCCAACCCTCCCGCCGCGTACCTGCCCCAGCTCCAGGCCATCCAGGCCGAGGGCCTGTGGCTGCCGTCCGACTGCGGCGGCGTGCCCTGCACGTACACCACGTTCCCGAGCGCCTTCGACGTCTCCGTCAACTGGAACACCGCCTTCCCCAACGGGGAGCGGACCACCACCGTGAGGCGTGTCACCTTCGGTGACTCCAATATGGCGAGCGACTGGGCCGTGGGGCCGGCCTCGCTCGGCTTCAACAACCCGTAG
- the tgt gene encoding tRNA guanosine(34) transglycosylase Tgt — MAVRFELVTTDPTGARAGILHTRRGSFPTPMFMPVATHAAFRHLGSEEVKETGASILLANTYHLMLRPGAEVFKRFGGIHPFMQWDGGILTDSGGFQIFSLPEDRLITEKGAHFRSFHDNSRQLLSPESSIAMQQAINSDIMMVLDVCIDSRTDEAGTREAMERTHRWAVRSLQAKAKHDTGQALFGIVQGGVYPNLRDESADFLTKLPFDGFAIGGLAVGETKAERETMTARATASLPTDKPRYLMGVGTPTDLIEAVLRGVDMFDCIIPTKMAQQGYAYTFQGLVRITRTVFRLDDAPLDAECDCYVCKRYTRGYLQHLMRGKHHLGSRMLSVHNVRHYQKLMGRIRAGILGGTYEQVARELKAAIATPKDLKAEAGANEVTLKEVG; from the coding sequence ATGGCCGTCCGCTTCGAGCTCGTCACCACCGACCCCACCGGCGCCCGCGCGGGAATCCTGCACACGCGTCGGGGTTCTTTCCCCACACCGATGTTCATGCCGGTGGCCACCCACGCCGCCTTCCGGCACCTGGGCTCCGAAGAGGTGAAGGAGACGGGGGCCAGCATCCTGCTGGCCAACACCTACCACCTGATGCTCCGGCCGGGCGCCGAGGTGTTCAAGCGCTTCGGGGGCATCCACCCCTTCATGCAGTGGGATGGCGGCATCCTCACCGACTCGGGTGGGTTTCAGATCTTCTCCCTGCCGGAGGACCGGCTGATTACGGAGAAGGGCGCCCACTTCCGCAGCTTCCATGACAACAGCCGGCAGCTGTTGAGCCCCGAGTCCAGCATCGCCATGCAGCAGGCCATCAACTCGGACATCATGATGGTGCTGGACGTGTGCATCGACTCGCGCACCGACGAGGCCGGCACGCGCGAGGCCATGGAGCGCACCCACCGCTGGGCCGTGCGCAGCCTACAGGCCAAGGCGAAGCACGACACGGGGCAGGCGCTGTTCGGCATCGTCCAGGGCGGCGTGTACCCGAACCTGCGCGACGAGAGCGCCGACTTCCTGACGAAGCTGCCCTTCGACGGCTTCGCCATCGGCGGGCTGGCCGTGGGTGAGACGAAGGCGGAGCGCGAGACGATGACGGCGCGCGCCACCGCGTCGCTTCCCACGGACAAGCCGCGCTACCTCATGGGCGTGGGCACCCCCACGGACCTGATTGAAGCGGTGCTGCGCGGCGTGGACATGTTCGACTGCATCATCCCCACGAAGATGGCGCAGCAGGGCTACGCCTATACCTTCCAGGGGCTGGTGCGGATTACGCGCACCGTGTTCCGGCTGGACGACGCGCCGCTGGATGCGGAGTGCGACTGCTACGTGTGCAAGCGCTACACGCGCGGGTACCTGCAGCACCTGATGCGCGGCAAGCACCACCTGGGCTCGCGCATGCTGTCGGTGCACAACGTGCGGCACTACCAGAAGCTCATGGGCCGCATCCGCGCGGGCATCCTCGGCGGCACCTATGAGCAGGTGGCCCGCGAGCTGAAGGCCGCCATCGCCACGCCCAAGGACCTGAAGGCGGAGGCGGGGGCGAACGAGGTGACGCTGAAGGAGGTCGGGTGA
- a CDS encoding tRNA (5-methylaminomethyl-2-thiouridine)(34)-methyltransferase MnmD: MSGGGADAEVVNPRDGDFEVVTLRNGARAVRHLGHGEVMHPSVGPWKEALRLYVEQPRLAERLRQPGPPLVIHDVGLGAATNAVAALTCARELGAEQRRTLEVVSFEVDLAPLRLALADTAGFPFLQPFREAAEALMRDGAWEGEGVRWRLLLGDAVPHLDGTLPVADLVYFDPFSPASNPDMWTEGVLARVRRHCREDGDGAMLLTYSAATPTRVTLLLAGFFVGAGVSTGTKGETTVGTTRRESLELPLGARWLERWKRSSSRAPHGAQLTPEVEARVLAHPQWE, from the coding sequence GTGAGCGGGGGCGGAGCGGATGCAGAGGTAGTCAATCCGCGAGACGGGGACTTCGAGGTCGTCACCCTGCGCAATGGCGCGCGCGCCGTGCGGCACCTGGGCCATGGCGAGGTGATGCACCCCTCCGTGGGCCCGTGGAAGGAGGCGCTGCGGCTCTACGTGGAGCAGCCGCGCCTGGCCGAGCGCCTGCGCCAGCCGGGCCCGCCCCTGGTCATCCATGACGTGGGCCTGGGGGCCGCCACCAACGCGGTGGCCGCGCTCACGTGTGCCCGCGAGCTGGGGGCCGAGCAGCGGCGGACGCTGGAGGTGGTCAGCTTCGAGGTGGACCTGGCACCGCTGCGGCTGGCCCTGGCGGACACTGCGGGCTTCCCCTTCCTCCAGCCCTTCCGCGAGGCCGCGGAGGCGCTGATGCGCGACGGCGCGTGGGAAGGGGAGGGCGTGCGCTGGCGCTTGCTGCTCGGGGACGCGGTGCCGCACCTGGACGGGACGCTGCCGGTGGCGGACCTCGTGTACTTCGACCCGTTCTCCCCCGCGTCCAACCCGGACATGTGGACCGAGGGCGTGCTGGCACGGGTGCGCCGGCACTGCCGCGAGGACGGGGACGGGGCGATGCTGCTGACGTACAGCGCGGCGACTCCCACGCGCGTCACGTTGCTGCTGGCCGGGTTCTTCGTGGGGGCCGGTGTGTCCACGGGGACCAAGGGCGAGACGACGGTGGGCACGACGCGGCGCGAGTCGTTGGAATTGCCCCTGGGCGCGCGGTGGCTGGAGCGGTGGAAGCGCTCGTCATCCCGGGCGCCGCATGGCGCGCAGCTCACGCCCGAGGTCGAAGCGCGGGTGCTGGCGCATCCGCAGTGGGAGTGA